GGCGATGATCCAGTCGAATCCGGACGACAACGGCCTGGTCATGGACTGCATCCACAAAGGTAAAGAACACGATTTCGACGAGGTCTTGAAGCTGACGCCGCGAGGATACGCGGAGCGGTTTGCTGTAGGTCCGGTCTGGAGAGAAGCAAGCAGGGAACTGGCGGTTCTGACGGAACTCGGCGCGCCCTGACGACGCTACCCGCCGGCCACCGAGCCGACGATCCGGTAGGGTTCCTCGCCTTGCGCGATGGCTTCCGGCACCGGCGCGTCGGGCGATTCGAGGGAAAGGTCCCGCCCGCAGCCAAAGAACCGCACGAGGGGCCGGCGGCAGCCCGATCCGTAGTCCCGGACCGTTCCGCCGAGCTGAGGAAAGCGCGCTTCCAGCGCGTCAAGGATCTTGCGCTGGGTCACGACCCCGTCGGCAACCTGCAGGATGATCTCCTTGTCCCGGCAACCGGACAGGTTCCGGAGGTGGTAGGGCAGGACGACGCGGATCATGGGAGGGTCTGGACTTCGACGGACATCACCGGCGGGAGATTCTCCACGATGGCGGACCAGTGGTCGCCGCCGTCGGGGGATACGTAGACCGCGCCACCCGAAGTCCCGAAGTAGATCCCGCAGTCCTCGAGCGTGTCCACGTCCATGGCGTCCCGCAGGACGTTGACGTAGCAGTCCTTCTGCGGCAGTCCCGCAGACAGCGGTTCCCATTCGTTCCCGCCGGTCCGGCTTCGGTAGACGCGCAGGTGGCCCTCGTCCGGGTAGTGCTCGGAGTCGCCCTTCATCGGGACGACGTAGATCGTCTCGGGCTCGTGGGCGTGCACGCCGATCGGAAAGCCGAAGTCGCTGGGCAGATTGCCGCTCACATTGGTCCAAGAATCTCCCCCGTTGTCGCTGCGCATGATGTTTCGGTGGCTTTGCATGAACAGCGCGTCCGGATGGGATGGATGCATGGCGATGCGATGAACGCAATGGCCC
The DNA window shown above is from Gemmatimonadota bacterium and carries:
- a CDS encoding MoaD/ThiS family protein produces the protein MIRVVLPYHLRNLSGCRDKEIILQVADGVVTQRKILDALEARFPQLGGTVRDYGSGCRRPLVRFFGCGRDLSLESPDAPVPEAIAQGEEPYRIVGSVAGG